Proteins encoded in a region of the Tripterygium wilfordii isolate XIE 37 chromosome 21, ASM1340144v1, whole genome shotgun sequence genome:
- the LOC119988945 gene encoding rac-like GTP-binding protein RAC13 yields MSSARFIKCVTVGDGGVGKTCMLISYTSNIFPTDYVPTVFDNFSANVVVDGSTVNLGLWDTAGQEDYNRLRPLSYRGADVFLLSFSLISKASYENIHKKWIPELRHYAPNVPILLVGTKLDLREDREFLNDHPGATPITTAQGEELKKMIGAAGYIECSAKTQQNVKTVFDAAIKVALRPPNPKKKPCKPRTCAFL; encoded by the exons ATGAGTTCAGCAAGATTTATCAAATGTGTCACTGTTGGGGATGGAGGAGTGGGGAAGACATGTATGCTCATTTCTTACACCAGCAATATCTTTCCGACG GATTATGTACCCACAGTTTTTGACAACTTCAGTGCTAATGTGGTGGTGGATGGTAGTACTGTCAATCTTGGCTTATGGGACACTGCAG GACAGGAAGATTATAACAGGCTTAGGCCTCTGAGTTACAGAGGAGCTGATGTGTTTTTGCTGTCATTCTCCCTTATCAGCAAGGCCAGCTATGAGAACATCCACAAAAAG TGGATACCTGAACTGAGACATTATGCTCCCAATGTACCAATTCTTCTTGTGGGAACAAAACTTG ATTTGAGAGAAGACAGGGAGTTCTTGAATGATCATCCAGGAGCAACACCAATTACTACTGCTCAG GGAgaggaattgaagaaaatgattGGTGCAGCCGGCTACATTGAGTGTAGTGCCAAGACTCAACAGAATGTGAAGACTGTGTTTGATGCTGCAATTAAGGTTGCTTTGAGGCCACCAAATCCGAAGAAAAAACCATGCAAGCCCAGAACTTGTGCATTCCTTTAA